The following proteins come from a genomic window of Achromobacter sp. AONIH1:
- a CDS encoding ABC transporter permease → MKSFARRYMRNHGAVAGLVIVLLVVAVALAAPLLYEESPWMMVADPLIPPFTNADYPFGTDMLGRDITAGLVWGARVSLLVGLLSTAVALGFGIVVGAIAGYCGGRIDDALMRFTEFFQTIPQLAMAVVLVAIIGPSVYSIMGAIALVSWPPAARLVRSEFMTLKQREFVQAAIVIGQAPARIVGTQILPNAMSPIIVSASFMVATAILTESSLSFLGLGDRNEMSWGFMIGAARTMIREAWWMSVWPGVAILLTVLAINLIGEGLNDALNPQLRKRGE, encoded by the coding sequence ATGAAATCCTTCGCGCGCCGCTATATGCGCAATCATGGCGCGGTGGCCGGCCTGGTCATCGTGCTGCTGGTGGTGGCCGTGGCCCTGGCCGCGCCGCTGCTGTATGAAGAATCGCCGTGGATGATGGTGGCCGATCCGCTGATCCCGCCCTTCACCAACGCCGACTATCCCTTCGGCACCGACATGCTGGGGCGCGACATCACCGCCGGCCTGGTCTGGGGCGCGCGCGTGTCGCTGTTGGTGGGGCTGCTGTCCACCGCCGTGGCGCTGGGCTTCGGCATCGTGGTCGGCGCCATCGCCGGCTACTGTGGCGGCCGCATCGACGACGCGCTGATGCGCTTCACCGAGTTCTTCCAGACCATCCCGCAGCTGGCGATGGCGGTGGTGCTGGTGGCCATCATCGGGCCCTCGGTGTATTCCATCATGGGCGCCATCGCGCTGGTGTCGTGGCCGCCGGCCGCGCGGCTGGTGCGCTCGGAGTTCATGACGCTCAAGCAGCGCGAGTTCGTGCAGGCGGCCATCGTGATCGGCCAGGCGCCGGCCCGCATCGTCGGCACCCAGATCCTGCCCAACGCCATGTCGCCCATCATCGTGTCGGCCTCGTTCATGGTGGCAACCGCCATTCTCACGGAGTCCTCGCTGTCCTTCCTGGGGCTGGGCGACCGCAACGAGATGAGCTGGGGCTTCATGATCGGCGCGGCCCGCACCATGATCCGCGAAGCCTGGTGGATGAGCGTGTGGCCGGGCGTGGCCATCCTCCTGACCGTGCTGGCCATCAACCTGATCGGCGAAGGCCTGAACGATGCCCTCAACCCGCAGCTGCGCAAGCGCGGCGAATAG
- a CDS encoding ABC transporter ATP-binding protein has translation MKPQGMPAAAPATGDAPLLSIRNLSIALPAGGDRAYAVRDVSYDIRAGEILCIVGESGSGKSMSANAIMGLLPDYLTPQQGSILFRGADLLRQDEASLQAMRGKDMAMIFQEPLSALNPLMTVGEQISEVMRVHDAYPGPARLARALELLAFVGLPDPATLYHAYPFRLSGGQRQRVMIAMALALEPALLIADEPTTALDVTTQAQILALIARIQKEKGMGVMFVTHDFGVVAEIAHRVAVMEKGVLVEQGPADEVLNRPRHPYTQRLIAAVPHRRGEERAAGGGEPPVLDVRDLRKTYVIGHGWLGGRREVHAVDGVSFSVRRGETLGIVGESGSGKSTIGKCLLKLVGINGGQLLFNGQDIAAMPESRFRPMRKDIQMIFQDPFASLNPRHTVGRIISDGPRANGVPQAAAEARARELLALVGLEPSAFDRYPNQFSGGQRQRVGIARALALEPKVLVADESVSALDVSVQAQVLELLRELQQRLRIALVFITHDLRVAAQICDAVLVMHRGKVVEHGTPSQIFDRPQHAYTKQLIAAVPGQHWDPTQARAQAA, from the coding sequence ATGAAACCCCAAGGCATGCCGGCCGCCGCGCCGGCCACGGGCGACGCCCCGCTGCTGTCCATCCGCAACCTCAGCATCGCCCTGCCCGCCGGCGGCGACCGCGCCTATGCGGTGCGCGACGTGTCCTACGACATCCGCGCCGGCGAGATCCTGTGCATCGTCGGCGAATCCGGCTCCGGCAAATCCATGAGCGCCAACGCCATCATGGGCCTGTTGCCCGACTACCTGACGCCGCAGCAGGGCAGCATCCTGTTCCGAGGCGCGGACCTGCTGCGCCAGGACGAGGCCAGCCTGCAGGCCATGCGCGGCAAGGACATGGCGATGATCTTCCAGGAGCCGCTGTCGGCGCTGAACCCGCTGATGACGGTGGGCGAGCAGATCAGCGAAGTCATGCGCGTGCACGACGCCTATCCCGGCCCCGCGCGGCTGGCGCGCGCGCTGGAACTGCTGGCCTTCGTCGGCCTGCCCGATCCGGCCACGCTGTACCACGCCTATCCGTTCCGCCTGTCCGGCGGCCAGCGCCAGCGCGTGATGATCGCCATGGCGCTGGCGCTGGAACCGGCGCTGCTGATCGCCGACGAGCCCACCACCGCGCTGGACGTGACCACGCAGGCGCAGATCCTGGCGCTGATTGCCCGCATCCAGAAGGAAAAAGGCATGGGCGTGATGTTCGTCACCCACGATTTCGGCGTGGTGGCCGAGATCGCGCACCGCGTCGCCGTGATGGAAAAAGGCGTGCTGGTCGAACAGGGGCCGGCGGACGAGGTGCTGAATCGTCCGCGCCATCCCTACACCCAGCGCCTGATCGCCGCCGTGCCGCATCGGCGCGGCGAGGAACGCGCGGCCGGTGGCGGCGAGCCGCCGGTGCTGGACGTGCGCGACCTGCGCAAGACCTATGTGATCGGCCATGGCTGGCTCGGCGGCCGGCGCGAGGTGCACGCGGTGGACGGCGTCAGCTTCAGCGTGCGGCGCGGCGAGACGCTGGGCATCGTGGGCGAGTCCGGCTCGGGCAAGTCCACCATCGGCAAATGCCTGCTGAAGCTCGTCGGCATCAATGGCGGCCAGCTGCTGTTCAACGGCCAGGACATCGCCGCCATGCCCGAATCGCGCTTCCGCCCGATGCGCAAGGACATCCAGATGATCTTCCAGGATCCCTTCGCCTCGCTCAATCCGCGCCACACCGTGGGCCGCATCATCAGCGATGGCCCGCGCGCCAACGGCGTGCCGCAGGCGGCGGCCGAGGCGCGGGCGCGCGAACTGCTGGCGCTGGTGGGGCTGGAGCCATCCGCCTTCGACCGCTACCCCAATCAGTTCTCCGGCGGCCAGCGCCAGCGCGTGGGCATCGCGCGCGCGCTGGCGCTGGAGCCCAAGGTGCTGGTGGCCGACGAGTCGGTATCGGCGCTGGACGTATCGGTGCAGGCCCAGGTGCTGGAGCTGCTGCGCGAGCTGCAACAGCGCCTGCGCATCGCCCTGGTCTTCATCACCCACGACCTGCGCGTGGCCGCCCAGATCTGCGACGCCGTGCTGGTCATGCATCGCGGCAAGGTCGTGGAACACGGCACGCCATCGCAGATCTTCGACCGCCCGCAGCACGCCTATACGAAGCAATTGATCGCCGCCGTGCCCGGCCAGCACTGGGATCCGACCCAGGCCCGCGCCCAGGCGGCATGA
- a CDS encoding cupin domain-containing protein — MQRPQAVPTVQIDNEFVTVTEWRFPPGGETGWHRHGMNYVVVPQTTGPLLLETPNGPVTSQLTAGVSYYRSIGVEHNVINPGEAEFVFVEVEIKQASH, encoded by the coding sequence ATGCAACGCCCCCAGGCCGTTCCCACCGTGCAGATCGACAACGAATTCGTCACCGTCACCGAATGGCGCTTCCCGCCGGGCGGCGAGACCGGCTGGCACCGCCACGGCATGAATTACGTGGTGGTGCCGCAGACCACCGGCCCGCTGCTGCTGGAAACGCCCAACGGCCCGGTCACCAGCCAGCTGACCGCCGGCGTGTCGTACTATCGCTCGATTGGCGTGGAACACAATGTGATCAACCCGGGCGAAGCCGAGTTCGTATTCGTCGAGGTCGAGATCAAACAGGCATCGCACTGA
- a CDS encoding histone deacetylase family protein: MQAFFSDEQLLHEPRQFMRLGRISAPTDLPSRAGSLQAALAARGIAVQAPPDFGREPLLAVHSADYLDYLEHAYARWQALKGPGVDPGPEVLPNLSPYLNGRVEADGRPPCPSPSIVAQTGYYLSDLSCPIGPHTWRSALRSTHSAVAAADHVAAHGGAAYALCRPSGHHAHRDRAGGFCYLNSSAAAAARLRRTHARVAVLDVDAHHGDGTQQIFYRRADVMTASLHADPAGYYPFYSGYAHERGHGEGEGFNLNLPLPHGSGNDPFLRALDTALAALAGHAPQALVLALGFDTYKDDPISVLRLDIDAYRDIGARIGALGLPTVVVQEGGYMVEAIGPALDAFLQGLGRS, translated from the coding sequence ATGCAAGCCTTTTTCTCCGACGAACAACTGCTGCACGAGCCGCGCCAGTTCATGCGGCTGGGCCGCATCAGCGCGCCCACCGATCTGCCATCGCGCGCCGGCAGCCTGCAGGCCGCGCTGGCGGCCCGAGGCATCGCGGTGCAGGCGCCGCCCGATTTCGGCCGTGAACCCTTGCTGGCGGTGCACAGCGCCGATTATCTGGACTATCTGGAACACGCCTACGCCCGCTGGCAGGCCTTGAAGGGGCCCGGCGTGGATCCCGGCCCGGAAGTGCTGCCCAACCTGTCGCCCTACCTGAACGGCCGCGTCGAGGCGGACGGCCGGCCGCCCTGCCCCTCGCCGTCCATCGTCGCCCAGACCGGCTATTACCTGAGCGACCTGTCCTGCCCCATCGGCCCGCACACCTGGCGCTCGGCGCTGCGCTCCACGCACAGCGCGGTCGCGGCGGCCGACCACGTCGCGGCGCACGGCGGCGCGGCCTATGCGCTGTGCCGCCCGTCCGGCCATCACGCCCACCGCGACCGCGCCGGCGGCTTCTGCTACCTGAACAGCAGCGCGGCCGCCGCAGCCCGGCTGCGGCGCACGCATGCCCGCGTGGCGGTGCTGGACGTGGACGCGCACCATGGCGACGGCACGCAGCAGATCTTCTACCGCCGCGCCGACGTCATGACGGCGTCGCTGCACGCCGACCCGGCCGGCTACTACCCGTTCTACAGCGGCTATGCCCATGAACGCGGCCATGGCGAAGGCGAAGGATTCAACCTGAACCTGCCGCTGCCACACGGATCCGGCAACGATCCCTTCCTGCGCGCGCTGGACACGGCGCTGGCGGCGCTGGCCGGCCACGCGCCCCAGGCCCTGGTGCTGGCGCTGGGCTTCGACACCTACAAGGACGATCCCATCAGCGTGCTGCGCCTGGACATCGATGCGTACCGCGACATCGGCGCGCGCATCGGCGCCCTGGGACTGCCCACCGTGGTGGTGCAGGAAGGCGGCTACATGGTCGAGGCCATCGGGCCGGCGCTGGACGCCTTCCTGCAAGGCCTGGGCCGGAGCTGA
- a CDS encoding DMT family transporter: MPPPARSEALSSPAAGAAASRRAGVLLFFAALVAFATFDAGAKRLLEHYPAPFLNVVRYVAVATLALFLLWRAGRPRLRDAPHKGLLVLRGLMLATVGTCFMTALIWMPLSEATAIYFTSPLIMVALSPWLLGERVRAAQWAAVAVGFAGMLLIVRPGADLPWLGTLLMAVSAVSYAVFQVLTRKLAGPVPGPVQYAYTALICLIATALPAPFFLPDPWPAAPDLALIVGLGLCSGLAQILLISAFQRVPAATLAPLNYFQLLLAVIFSTFWLQRPPDSLAMAGMLLIMAAGMFLALRR, encoded by the coding sequence ATGCCTCCTCCCGCCCGCTCCGAGGCCCTGTCCTCGCCGGCCGCCGGCGCGGCCGCCTCGCGGCGCGCCGGCGTGCTGCTGTTCTTCGCCGCGCTTGTCGCCTTCGCCACCTTCGACGCCGGCGCCAAGCGGCTGCTGGAACACTATCCTGCGCCCTTCCTGAACGTGGTGCGCTACGTCGCCGTGGCGACACTGGCGCTGTTCCTGCTGTGGCGCGCGGGACGGCCGCGCCTGCGCGACGCGCCACACAAGGGGCTGCTGGTGCTGCGCGGCCTGATGCTGGCCACCGTCGGCACCTGCTTCATGACGGCGCTGATCTGGATGCCGCTGTCCGAAGCCACCGCCATCTATTTCACGTCGCCGCTGATCATGGTGGCGCTGTCGCCCTGGCTGCTGGGCGAGCGGGTGCGCGCGGCGCAATGGGCCGCCGTCGCCGTCGGCTTCGCCGGCATGCTGCTGATCGTGCGGCCCGGCGCCGACCTGCCCTGGCTGGGCACACTGCTGATGGCGGTGTCGGCGGTGAGCTACGCGGTGTTCCAGGTGCTGACGCGCAAGCTCGCCGGCCCGGTGCCGGGGCCGGTGCAGTATGCCTACACCGCCCTCATCTGCCTGATCGCGACCGCGCTGCCCGCGCCGTTCTTCCTGCCCGATCCCTGGCCGGCGGCGCCGGACCTGGCGCTGATCGTGGGCCTGGGCCTGTGCAGCGGGCTGGCGCAGATCCTGCTGATCTCCGCCTTCCAGCGCGTGCCGGCGGCCACGCTGGCGCCGCTGAACTACTTCCAGCTGCTGCTGGCGGTGATCTTCAGCACCTTCTGGCTGCAACGCCCGCCCGACAGCCTGGCCATGGCCGGCATGCTGCTGATCATGGCGGCGGGCATGTTCCTGGCGCTGCGGCGCTGA
- a CDS encoding LacI family DNA-binding transcriptional regulator: MSIRKPRSTRAGRVTMQEVARRAGVSAITVSRALRTPDKVAEPVRLRIAQVCQELGYVPNHAASALASARSQTVVVLIPSLSNVVFVDILSGIKEALDAQGYLMLIGVTGYSPEAEENLLRTYLRHAPDGLILTGIDHTPGVWDLLRARQIPTVHTIETLDDGADMSVGFSQLESGYAAGRHLLDCGYRRIAIVGAQLDPRSLRRCEGCRQSLRDAGAYDPALEIMTPEKSSIGLGAALMDRVHREHPDCDAVFFVNDDLAQGAVFQCARLGLAVPGRIGLVGFHDLAGSAWTTPPLSTIATPRYEIGLAAAGLLMRHLAGEAIERRHVDLGFELVRRQTT, from the coding sequence ATGTCGATCCGCAAACCTCGAAGCACCCGCGCCGGCCGCGTCACCATGCAGGAAGTGGCGCGGCGCGCGGGCGTGAGCGCCATCACCGTGTCGCGCGCGCTGCGCACGCCGGACAAGGTGGCCGAGCCCGTGCGCCTGCGCATTGCGCAGGTCTGCCAGGAGCTGGGCTATGTGCCCAACCACGCGGCCAGCGCGCTGGCCTCGGCCCGCTCGCAGACGGTGGTGGTGCTGATCCCGTCGCTGAGCAATGTGGTGTTCGTGGACATCCTCAGCGGCATCAAGGAGGCGCTGGACGCCCAGGGCTATCTCATGCTGATCGGCGTCACCGGCTATTCGCCCGAGGCCGAGGAAAACCTGCTGCGCACCTATCTGCGGCACGCGCCCGACGGCCTGATCCTGACCGGCATCGACCACACGCCCGGCGTCTGGGACCTGTTGCGCGCCCGGCAGATTCCCACCGTCCACACCATCGAGACGCTGGACGACGGCGCGGACATGAGCGTGGGCTTCTCGCAACTCGAATCCGGCTACGCGGCCGGGCGGCATCTGCTGGATTGCGGCTACCGGCGCATCGCCATCGTGGGCGCGCAGCTCGATCCACGCTCGCTGCGCCGCTGCGAGGGTTGCCGCCAATCGCTGCGCGACGCCGGCGCCTACGATCCGGCGCTGGAGATCATGACGCCGGAGAAATCCTCGATCGGCCTGGGGGCGGCGCTGATGGACCGGGTGCATCGCGAGCATCCGGATTGCGACGCCGTGTTCTTCGTCAACGACGACCTGGCCCAGGGCGCGGTGTTCCAGTGCGCGCGGCTGGGGCTGGCCGTGCCGGGCCGGATCGGGCTGGTGGGTTTTCACGATCTGGCCGGTTCGGCCTGGACCACGCCGCCGTTGTCCACCATCGCCACGCCGCGCTACGAGATCGGGCTGGCCGCCGCCGGCCTGCTGATGCGCCACCTGGCCGGCGAGGCCATCGAGCGGCGTCACGTGGACCTGGGGTTCGAGCTGGTGCGCCGGCAGACGACCTGA
- a CDS encoding TRAP transporter small permease: MRASPPGRPGASALARAADCCARLQTLLMVACLAVMVLLLFGNVALRYLFNSGINVSDELSRLAFVWMIFLGSVLALREHQHIGVTMLVERFGPAARRVTHVLCQLLTLWVLWLMAEGSWTQTLIGLDTRLPVTGLPLAVFNAAALYAAAAMGLLTLVDLVRVLAGGPLPAESSAENPLD, encoded by the coding sequence ATGCGAGCTTCCCCGCCCGGGCGGCCCGGCGCGTCGGCGCTAGCCCGCGCCGCCGACTGCTGTGCCCGTCTGCAAACACTGCTCATGGTCGCCTGCCTGGCGGTCATGGTGCTGCTGCTGTTCGGCAACGTCGCGCTGCGCTACCTGTTCAACTCCGGCATCAACGTGTCCGACGAACTGTCGCGGCTGGCCTTCGTCTGGATGATCTTCCTGGGCTCGGTGCTGGCGCTGCGCGAACACCAGCACATCGGCGTGACCATGCTGGTCGAGCGTTTCGGCCCGGCCGCGCGGCGCGTCACGCACGTGCTGTGCCAGCTGCTGACGCTGTGGGTGCTGTGGCTGATGGCCGAGGGCAGCTGGACCCAGACCCTGATCGGCCTGGACACGCGCCTGCCGGTCACCGGCCTGCCGCTGGCGGTGTTCAACGCCGCGGCGCTGTATGCGGCGGCGGCCATGGGCCTGCTGACGCTGGTGGACCTGGTCCGCGTCCTGGCGGGCGGCCCCCTGCCGGCCGAATCCAGCGCCGAGAATCCGCTGGACTGA
- a CDS encoding TRAP transporter large permease: MILTVFLIVLLGLIALGMPIAFALLLSAIAMMFQLDFFDTQILSQNMLSGANSFTLMAVPLFMLAGELMNAGGISRRIVNLASMFVGHIQGGLGYVAIFASVLLAALSGSAVADAAALGSLLIPMLREKGYDAGQASGLIAAGGIIAPIIPPSISFIIFGVATNVSITKLFFAGIAPGLMMGLTLVAVWTWVARKHGAIKPSPRQPWGARLRALREAGWALMLPVIIIGGLRGGIFTPTEAAVVAAVYALLVSLFVYREIKARDLMPLFINAARTTAVVMFLVAAAMVSSYMITLADMPQDLIALLDPVLDQPRLLMFALLVLLTLVGTVMDLTPTILILAPVLMPVITKAGIDPVYFGVMFVMVGCVGLLTPPVGTVLNVVCGVARINMETICRGVWRYVVAYTLLLVLLVIFPELITVPARWMH; the protein is encoded by the coding sequence ATGATCCTGACCGTCTTCCTGATCGTGCTGCTGGGGCTGATCGCCCTGGGCATGCCCATCGCCTTCGCGCTGCTGCTCAGCGCGATCGCCATGATGTTCCAGCTGGATTTCTTCGATACCCAGATCCTGTCGCAGAACATGCTGTCCGGCGCCAACAGCTTCACGCTGATGGCCGTGCCGCTGTTCATGCTGGCCGGCGAGCTGATGAATGCCGGCGGCATCTCGCGCCGCATCGTCAACCTGGCCAGCATGTTCGTCGGCCACATCCAGGGTGGCCTGGGCTATGTGGCCATCTTCGCCAGCGTGCTGCTGGCGGCGCTGTCCGGCTCGGCGGTGGCCGACGCCGCCGCGCTCGGCTCGCTGCTGATCCCCATGCTGCGCGAAAAAGGCTACGACGCCGGCCAGGCTTCCGGCCTGATCGCCGCCGGCGGCATCATCGCGCCCATCATTCCGCCGTCGATCTCCTTCATCATCTTCGGCGTCGCCACCAATGTGTCCATCACCAAGCTCTTTTTCGCCGGCATCGCACCGGGCCTGATGATGGGCCTGACGCTGGTGGCGGTGTGGACCTGGGTGGCGCGCAAGCACGGCGCCATCAAGCCCTCGCCGCGCCAGCCCTGGGGCGCACGGCTGCGGGCGCTGCGCGAGGCGGGCTGGGCGCTGATGCTGCCCGTCATCATCATCGGCGGACTGCGCGGCGGCATCTTCACGCCGACCGAGGCGGCCGTGGTGGCGGCGGTCTACGCGCTGCTGGTCAGCCTGTTCGTCTACCGCGAGATCAAGGCGCGCGACCTGATGCCGCTGTTCATCAACGCCGCGCGCACCACCGCGGTGGTGATGTTCCTGGTGGCGGCGGCCATGGTGTCGTCCTACATGATCACGCTGGCCGACATGCCGCAGGACCTGATCGCGCTGCTCGATCCGGTGCTGGACCAGCCCAGGCTGCTGATGTTCGCGCTGCTGGTGCTGCTGACGCTGGTCGGCACGGTGATGGACCTGACGCCCACCATCCTGATCCTGGCGCCGGTGCTGATGCCGGTCATCACCAAGGCCGGCATCGACCCGGTCTATTTCGGCGTGATGTTCGTCATGGTGGGCTGCGTGGGCCTGCTCACGCCGCCGGTGGGCACCGTGCTGAACGTGGTCTGCGGCGTGGCCCGCATCAATATGGAAACCATCTGCAGGGGCGTGTGGCGCTACGTGGTCGCCTACACGCTGCTGCTGGTCCTGCTGGTGATCTTCCCCGAACTGATCACCGTCCCCGCGCGCTGGATGCACTAA
- a CDS encoding TRAP transporter substrate-binding protein, translating into MFKLFHTPIKTPLKTRILVLAAALSCAVAGAASAADVKPRLIRFGYGLNEESVQGRAARHLAQELEKISGGKLKMKTFGSANLGSDEQMQGALAGGAQEMMVGSTAPLAGMVKEFGVFDLPFLFNSEKEADAVLDGPLGQDLLKKLEAKGLVGLVYWENGFRNMTNSKRPIARAEDLQGIKLRVMQNQIALGVFNTLGANAVPMPFSELFTALETRTVDGQENPITTIQSSKFYEVQPYLTITRHVYTPWVVLASKKWWDKLSADEQQLIRQAAASSRDFERQDSRADSLKAMGTLEQHGMKINTVSADEVARMRQKVQPVVDKYTQELGPELIKQLNEEIQKARN; encoded by the coding sequence ATGTTCAAGCTGTTCCATACCCCGATCAAGACCCCGCTCAAGACCCGCATCCTGGTCCTGGCCGCCGCCCTGTCCTGCGCCGTGGCGGGCGCCGCCTCGGCGGCCGACGTCAAGCCGCGCCTGATCCGCTTCGGCTACGGCCTGAACGAGGAAAGCGTGCAGGGCCGCGCCGCGCGCCACCTGGCGCAGGAACTGGAGAAGATCAGCGGCGGCAAGCTGAAGATGAAGACCTTCGGCTCGGCCAACCTGGGCTCGGACGAACAGATGCAGGGCGCGCTGGCCGGCGGCGCCCAGGAAATGATGGTGGGCTCGACCGCGCCGCTGGCCGGCATGGTCAAGGAATTCGGCGTGTTCGACCTGCCGTTCCTGTTCAACAGCGAGAAGGAAGCCGACGCGGTGCTGGACGGCCCGCTGGGCCAGGACCTGCTCAAGAAGCTGGAGGCCAAGGGGCTGGTGGGCCTGGTCTATTGGGAGAACGGCTTTCGCAACATGACCAACTCCAAGCGCCCCATCGCCCGCGCCGAGGACCTGCAAGGCATCAAGCTGCGCGTCATGCAGAACCAGATCGCGCTGGGCGTGTTCAATACGCTGGGCGCCAACGCCGTGCCCATGCCCTTCTCCGAACTGTTCACGGCGTTGGAAACGCGCACGGTGGACGGCCAGGAAAACCCCATCACCACGATCCAGAGCAGCAAGTTCTATGAAGTGCAGCCCTACCTGACCATCACGCGCCACGTCTACACGCCCTGGGTGGTGCTGGCCTCGAAGAAATGGTGGGACAAGCTGTCGGCCGACGAGCAGCAGCTGATCCGCCAGGCCGCCGCGTCGTCGCGCGACTTCGAGCGCCAGGACAGCCGCGCCGACTCGCTCAAGGCCATGGGCACGCTGGAGCAGCACGGCATGAAGATCAACACCGTGTCGGCCGATGAAGTGGCGCGCATGCGCCAGAAGGTGCAGCCGGTCGTCGACAAGTACACGCAGGAACTCGGCCCCGAACTGATCAAGCAATTGAACGAGGAAATACAGAAGGCCCGCAACTGA
- a CDS encoding IlvD/Edd family dehydratase, whose protein sequence is MSQTPRRLRSQKWFDDPSHADMTAIYVERYLNYGLTREELQSGRPIIGIAQTGSDLAPCNRHHLALAERVKAGIRDAGGIPMEFPVHPLAEQGRRPTAALDRNLAYLGLVEILHGYPLDGVVLTTGCDKTTPACLMAAATVDIPAIVLSGGPMLDGWHDGQRVGSGTVIWHARNLMAAGKLDYEGFMTLATASSPSVGHCNTMGTALSMNSLAEALGMSLPTCASIPAPYRERGQMAYATGKRICDMVREDMRPSRILTREAFENAIVVASALGASSNCPPHLIAMARHAGIDLSLDDWQRLGEDVPLLANCVPAGEHLGEGFHRAGGVPAVLHELQAAGRLHDGCLTVSGQTIGEIAAAAKTRDPDVIRSCAQPLKHRAGFIVLSGNFFDSAVIKMSVVGEAFRRAYLSEPGDENAFEARAIVFDGPEDYHARIEDPALNIDEHCILVIRGAGTVGYPGSAEVVNMAPPSHLIKRGIDSLPCLGDGRQSGTSASPSILNMSPEAAVGGGLALLRTGDRIRVDLNQRSVTALVDEAELEKRRAEPAMQPPTAQTPWQEIYRKMVGQLSTGGCLEPATLYLKVVETRGDPRHSH, encoded by the coding sequence ATGTCCCAGACACCCCGCAGACTGCGCAGCCAGAAATGGTTCGACGACCCCTCCCACGCCGACATGACGGCGATCTACGTCGAGCGCTACCTCAACTACGGCCTGACGCGCGAGGAGCTGCAATCGGGCCGGCCCATCATCGGCATCGCCCAGACCGGCAGCGACCTCGCGCCCTGCAATCGCCACCATCTGGCGCTGGCCGAGCGCGTCAAGGCCGGCATCCGCGACGCGGGCGGCATCCCGATGGAGTTCCCGGTCCATCCGCTGGCTGAACAGGGCCGCCGCCCCACCGCCGCGCTGGACCGCAACCTGGCCTACCTGGGACTGGTGGAAATCCTGCACGGCTATCCGCTGGACGGCGTGGTGTTGACCACCGGCTGCGACAAGACCACCCCCGCCTGCCTGATGGCCGCGGCCACCGTGGACATTCCCGCGATCGTGCTGTCCGGCGGACCCATGCTGGACGGCTGGCACGACGGCCAGCGCGTGGGCTCGGGCACGGTGATCTGGCACGCGCGCAACCTGATGGCGGCGGGCAAGCTCGACTACGAAGGCTTCATGACGCTGGCGACCGCGTCCTCGCCGTCCGTCGGCCACTGCAACACCATGGGCACGGCGCTGTCGATGAACTCGCTGGCCGAGGCGCTGGGCATGTCGCTGCCGACCTGCGCCAGCATCCCCGCGCCCTACCGCGAGCGCGGCCAGATGGCCTACGCCACCGGTAAACGCATCTGCGACATGGTGCGCGAGGATATGCGGCCGTCGCGCATCCTGACCCGCGAAGCCTTCGAGAACGCCATCGTGGTGGCCTCGGCGCTGGGCGCGTCCAGCAACTGTCCGCCGCACCTGATCGCCATGGCGCGCCACGCCGGCATCGACCTGAGCCTGGACGACTGGCAACGGCTGGGCGAAGACGTGCCGCTGCTGGCCAACTGCGTGCCCGCCGGCGAGCACCTGGGCGAGGGCTTTCACCGCGCCGGCGGCGTGCCCGCCGTGCTGCATGAATTGCAGGCCGCCGGCCGGCTGCACGACGGCTGCCTGACCGTGTCCGGCCAGACCATCGGCGAGATCGCCGCCGCCGCCAAGACCCGCGATCCCGACGTCATCCGCAGCTGCGCGCAGCCGCTCAAGCACCGCGCCGGCTTCATCGTGCTGTCGGGCAATTTCTTCGACAGCGCGGTCATCAAGATGTCGGTGGTGGGCGAGGCCTTCCGCCGCGCCTACCTGTCCGAGCCCGGCGACGAGAACGCCTTCGAGGCGCGCGCCATCGTGTTCGACGGCCCCGAGGACTATCACGCGCGCATCGAGGACCCGGCGCTGAACATCGACGAGCATTGCATCCTGGTGATCCGGGGCGCCGGCACCGTCGGCTATCCCGGCAGCGCCGAGGTGGTCAACATGGCCCCGCCCTCGCACCTGATCAAGCGCGGCATCGACTCGCTGCCCTGCCTGGGCGACGGCCGCCAGAGCGGCACCTCGGCCAGCCCCTCGATCCTGAACATGTCGCCCGAGGCGGCCGTGGGCGGCGGGCTGGCGCTGCTGCGCACCGGCGACCGCATCCGCGTCGACCTGAACCAGCGCTCGGTCACGGCCCTGGTCGACGAGGCCGAGCTGGAGAAGCGCCGCGCCGAGCCGGCCATGCAGCCGCCGACCGCGCAGACGCCATGGCAGGAGATCTATCGGAAGATGGTCGGCCAGCTGTCCACCGGCGGCTGCCTGGAGCCGGCGACGCTATACCTGAAGGTGGTGGAAACGCGCGGCGATCCCCGGCATTCGCATTGA